In Thunnus maccoyii chromosome 11, fThuMac1.1, whole genome shotgun sequence, one genomic interval encodes:
- the pms1 gene encoding PMS1 protein homolog 1 isoform X3, whose amino-acid sequence MKQLSADTVRLLSSSQVITSVVNVVKELLENSLDAGASSIDVKLENYGLDRIEVRDNGQGIKAADTAVMAVRHFTSKICSHEDLEQLETYGFRGEALGSVCAVAEVAVTTKTEDDDISTQYTLNCTGGIVSQKPSHLGQGTTVSVLKLFKNLPVRRQYYSSTKKCKEEVKKVQDLLMAYAIIKPDLRLTLAHNKVVVWQKAKVVDHRSALLATLGPGTVANLLPCHHRQEQPEIFLDGFFPKPGADYSSTSTSTPDKTFIFVNNRPVHQKDIMKLLRQHYNAQYPDDRNRYPTLMLKIVVSPSSVDVNLTPDKTQVLLHNKEAVLTAVEALLVSLYGFRPSGDPPPEKQLSHETSSPSSPLQTDASQPGDETSVERDVTPDDRGGDVLEDAPERCDAALSTAGSTDVPLNSQTSNGSSSSSIAEDWIVNQIPDGLESNFSLYDDETANTGSRSPESCEDNGVLDADTSKDGLSAEDWSRGTALTDPVSGEPLQPVEIHQPSKHNHSDTDEIKSSSNKKVFNVITEKRAALTAYDLISNRVMRAPLSPAALYEKEVRAEVLREKPTASLQDISVAVHERWKNLREEDRKKSLGGAEYFEALCYMKKQNPDLNGTTFISDPRIVANGFKIRLTPGLTSAERHLEVTAMADCVPFLGVEDLREILTAVLHRKASTVHECRPLKVTNYLQGEAVRLARQLPSHLSREDVQETLQRMEQQLDENNRTCFHGRPFLQHLTDIPRTDEEAEALLKPLEL is encoded by the exons ATGAAGCAGCTGTCTGCTGACACCGTGCGGCTGCTGTCCAGCTCGCAGGTCATCACTTCTGTAGTGAACGTTGTGAAAGAACTGCTGGAAAACTCCCTGGACGCTGGAGCTTCAAGCATTGACGTTAAACTG GAGAACTACGGCTTGGACCGGATAGAAGTACGTGACAACGGCCAAGGAATCAAAGCTGCTGATACGGCTGTGATGGCCGTGAGACATTTCACCTCAAAGATCTGCAGCCACGAGGATCTGGAGCAACTGGAGACGTACGGTTTCCGAGGAGAGGCGCTGGGCTCCGTCTGCGCCGTTGCCGAG GTGGCCGTCACTACAAAGACCGAGGACGATGACATCAGCACCCAGTACACACTGAACTGCACAGGAGGCATCGTCTCCCAGAAGCCGTCTCACTTAGGTCAAG gaACAACAGTGAGCGTACTGAAGCTTTTCAAGAATCTTCCAGTGAGGAGGCAGTACTATTCCTCCACAAAGAAGTGCAAGGAGGAAGTGAAGAAAGTGCAGGACCTGCTGATGGCCTACGCCATTATAAAACCTGACCTGAGGCTCACGCTCGCTCACAACAAG GTGGTGGTTTGGCAGAAGGCCAAGGTGGTCGATCACAGAAGCGCCCTCCTCGCTACACTGGGGCCCGGTACTGTTGCCAACCTGCTCCCTTGCCACCATCGCCAGGAGCAACCAGAG atttttctaGACGGTTTTTTTCCGAAGCCTGGAGCAGATTACTCTTCTACAAGCACGTCAACACCTGACAAAACATTCATATTCGTCAACAACAGGCCTGTCCACCAAAAAGATATAATGAAG CTGTTGCGTCAACACTACAACGCTCAGTATCCCGATGACCGAAATCGATATCCCACCCTCATGCTTAAAATCGTTGTTTCGCCTTCCTCGGTGGACGTCAACCTGACACCAGACAAGACCCAGGTTCTCCTTCATAACAAG GAGGCTGTGCTGACTGCAGTAGAGGCTTTACTGGTTTCTCTGTATGGCTTTCGGCCCAGTGGCGACCCCCCACCGGAGAAGCAGCTCAGCCATGAAACATCTTCACCATCTAGTCCTCTGCAGACCGATGCTTCACAACCGGGCGACGAGACGAGCGTGGAGAGGGATGTCACACCCGACGACCGCGGCGGTGATGTCCTCGAAGATGCACCCGAACGCTGCGACGCGGCTCTGTCGACAGCCGGGAGCACCGATGTTCCACTGAACAGTCAGACCTCCAACGGCAGCTCCTCATCCTCTATAGCGGAGGACTGGATTGTCAACCAGATCCCAGATGGGCTCGAGTCTAACTTTTCTCTTTATGATGATGAAACGGCTAATACAGGAAGCAGATCCCCCGAGAGTTGCGAGGACAATGGCGTGTTAGACGCAGACACAAGTAAAGACGGTCTATCAGCTGAGGACTGGAGCAGGGGGACGGCTCTGACGGACCCCGTGTCAGGAGAACCCCTTCAACCCGTCGAAATCCATCAACCCTCAAAGCACAATCATTCAGACACGGATGAGATCAAGAGCAGCTCAAACAAAAAGGTGTTCAACGTGATAACGGAAAAGCGGGCCGCTCTGACGGCCTACGACCTGATCAGCAACCGAGTCATGAGGGCACCGCTGTCTCCCGCCGCCCTCTACGAGAAGGAGGTCAGAGCAGAGGTCCTCAGGGAGAAACCCACAGCCAGCCTGCAGGATATCAGCGTCGCCGTTCACGAGAGATGGAAAAATCTGAGGGAGGAAGACCGTAAGAA GAGTCTCGGGGGAGCTGAGTATTTCGAGGCTTTGTGCTACATGAAGAAACAAAACCCTGATCTGAACGGAACGACGTTCATCTCTGATCCCAGAATCGTGGCTAACGGGTTTAAAATCAGACTCACTCCAG GCCTCACGTCAGCCGAGAGACATCTGGAAGTGACAGCTATGGCAGACTGCGTGCCTTTCCTCGGCGTGGAGGACCTCAGGGAGATCCTGACTGCAGTTCTTCACAGGAAGGCCAGCACCGTGCATGAGTGCCGGCCACTTAAAGTCACAAACTACCTACAA GGTGAAGCGGTTCGACTGGCCCGGCAGCTGCCCTCACATTTATCCAGAGAGGATGTGCAGGAGACGCTTCAGCGGATGGAACAGCAGCTTGATGAGAACAACCGGACCTGTTTCCATGGACGACCGTTTCTACAACACCTAACTGACATCCCTCGTACAGACGAGGAAGCCGAGGCTCTGCTCAAGCCTTTAgagctgtaa
- the pms1 gene encoding PMS1 protein homolog 1 isoform X1 translates to MKQLSADTVRLLSSSQVITSVVNVVKELLENSLDAGASSIDVKLENYGLDRIEVRDNGQGIKAADTAVMAVRHFTSKICSHEDLEQLETYGFRGEALGSVCAVAEVAVTTKTEDDDISTQYTLNCTGGIVSQKPSHLGQGTTVSVLKLFKNLPVRRQYYSSTKKCKEEVKKVQDLLMAYAIIKPDLRLTLAHNKVVVWQKAKVVDHRSALLATLGPGTVANLLPCHHRQEQPEIFLDGFFPKPGADYSSTSTSTPDKTFIFVNNRPVHQKDIMKLLRQHYNAQYPDDRNRYPTLMLKIVVSPSSVDVNLTPDKTQVLLHNKEAVLTAVEALLVSLYGFRPSGDPPPEKQLSHETSSPSSPLQTDASQPGDETSVERDVTPDDRGGDVLEDAPERCDAALSTAGSTDVPLNSQTSNGSSSSSIAEDWIVNQIPDGLESNFSLYDDETANTGSRSPESCEDNGVLDADTSKDGLSAEDWSRGTALTDPVSGEPLQPVEIHQPSKHNHSDTDEIKSSSNKKVFNVITEKRAALTAYDLISNRVMRAPLSPAALYEKEVRAEVLREKPTASLQDISVAVHERWKNLREEDRKKYEEKAKKHLEHHNHKTKLASAEGPRETSASTPRGHAQGQKRKAPLSNQQLLDELFSAQPQKKMRNPAPKPSQPLPCSVAALRLQLQRLSSQSSAAPRGLRLVNRLASQSAWVILCGQRLMLLNPFRVEEALLFKRLLENNILPAVSLQNPIQLTDGSLGGAEYFEALCYMKKQNPDLNGTTFISDPRIVANGFKIRLTPGLTSAERHLEVTAMADCVPFLGVEDLREILTAVLHRKASTVHECRPLKVTNYLQGEAVRLARQLPSHLSREDVQETLQRMEQQLDENNRTCFHGRPFLQHLTDIPRTDEEAEALLKPLEL, encoded by the exons ATGAAGCAGCTGTCTGCTGACACCGTGCGGCTGCTGTCCAGCTCGCAGGTCATCACTTCTGTAGTGAACGTTGTGAAAGAACTGCTGGAAAACTCCCTGGACGCTGGAGCTTCAAGCATTGACGTTAAACTG GAGAACTACGGCTTGGACCGGATAGAAGTACGTGACAACGGCCAAGGAATCAAAGCTGCTGATACGGCTGTGATGGCCGTGAGACATTTCACCTCAAAGATCTGCAGCCACGAGGATCTGGAGCAACTGGAGACGTACGGTTTCCGAGGAGAGGCGCTGGGCTCCGTCTGCGCCGTTGCCGAG GTGGCCGTCACTACAAAGACCGAGGACGATGACATCAGCACCCAGTACACACTGAACTGCACAGGAGGCATCGTCTCCCAGAAGCCGTCTCACTTAGGTCAAG gaACAACAGTGAGCGTACTGAAGCTTTTCAAGAATCTTCCAGTGAGGAGGCAGTACTATTCCTCCACAAAGAAGTGCAAGGAGGAAGTGAAGAAAGTGCAGGACCTGCTGATGGCCTACGCCATTATAAAACCTGACCTGAGGCTCACGCTCGCTCACAACAAG GTGGTGGTTTGGCAGAAGGCCAAGGTGGTCGATCACAGAAGCGCCCTCCTCGCTACACTGGGGCCCGGTACTGTTGCCAACCTGCTCCCTTGCCACCATCGCCAGGAGCAACCAGAG atttttctaGACGGTTTTTTTCCGAAGCCTGGAGCAGATTACTCTTCTACAAGCACGTCAACACCTGACAAAACATTCATATTCGTCAACAACAGGCCTGTCCACCAAAAAGATATAATGAAG CTGTTGCGTCAACACTACAACGCTCAGTATCCCGATGACCGAAATCGATATCCCACCCTCATGCTTAAAATCGTTGTTTCGCCTTCCTCGGTGGACGTCAACCTGACACCAGACAAGACCCAGGTTCTCCTTCATAACAAG GAGGCTGTGCTGACTGCAGTAGAGGCTTTACTGGTTTCTCTGTATGGCTTTCGGCCCAGTGGCGACCCCCCACCGGAGAAGCAGCTCAGCCATGAAACATCTTCACCATCTAGTCCTCTGCAGACCGATGCTTCACAACCGGGCGACGAGACGAGCGTGGAGAGGGATGTCACACCCGACGACCGCGGCGGTGATGTCCTCGAAGATGCACCCGAACGCTGCGACGCGGCTCTGTCGACAGCCGGGAGCACCGATGTTCCACTGAACAGTCAGACCTCCAACGGCAGCTCCTCATCCTCTATAGCGGAGGACTGGATTGTCAACCAGATCCCAGATGGGCTCGAGTCTAACTTTTCTCTTTATGATGATGAAACGGCTAATACAGGAAGCAGATCCCCCGAGAGTTGCGAGGACAATGGCGTGTTAGACGCAGACACAAGTAAAGACGGTCTATCAGCTGAGGACTGGAGCAGGGGGACGGCTCTGACGGACCCCGTGTCAGGAGAACCCCTTCAACCCGTCGAAATCCATCAACCCTCAAAGCACAATCATTCAGACACGGATGAGATCAAGAGCAGCTCAAACAAAAAGGTGTTCAACGTGATAACGGAAAAGCGGGCCGCTCTGACGGCCTACGACCTGATCAGCAACCGAGTCATGAGGGCACCGCTGTCTCCCGCCGCCCTCTACGAGAAGGAGGTCAGAGCAGAGGTCCTCAGGGAGAAACCCACAGCCAGCCTGCAGGATATCAGCGTCGCCGTTCACGAGAGATGGAAAAATCTGAGGGAGGAAGACCGTAAGAA GTATGAGgagaaagcaaaaaaacaccTGGAACACCACAACCACAAGACCAAGTTGGCCTCCGCCGAAGGTCCCAGAGAGACGAGCGCGAGCACCCCGAGAGGCCACGCGCAGGGCCAGAAACGCAAGGCCCCGCTCTCcaaccagcagctgctggacGAGCTCTTCTCCGCTCAGCCCCAGAAGAAGATGAGGAACCCTGCGCCTAAACCCTCACAGCCCCTCCCCTGCAGCGTGGCTGCCCTTCGGCTGCAGCTTCAGCGCCTCTCATCCCAGAGCAGCGCAGCACCGCGGGGCCTCCGTCTTGTAAACCGGCTGGCCTCTCAGAGCGCCTGGGTCATTTTATGTGGTCAGAGGCTCATGTTGTTAAACCCATTTCGAGTGGAGGAAGCCTTGTTGTTTAAGAGACTTCTAGAGAATAATATACTTCCAGCAGTGAGTCTGCAGAACCCTATACAGTTAACAGATGG GAGTCTCGGGGGAGCTGAGTATTTCGAGGCTTTGTGCTACATGAAGAAACAAAACCCTGATCTGAACGGAACGACGTTCATCTCTGATCCCAGAATCGTGGCTAACGGGTTTAAAATCAGACTCACTCCAG GCCTCACGTCAGCCGAGAGACATCTGGAAGTGACAGCTATGGCAGACTGCGTGCCTTTCCTCGGCGTGGAGGACCTCAGGGAGATCCTGACTGCAGTTCTTCACAGGAAGGCCAGCACCGTGCATGAGTGCCGGCCACTTAAAGTCACAAACTACCTACAA GGTGAAGCGGTTCGACTGGCCCGGCAGCTGCCCTCACATTTATCCAGAGAGGATGTGCAGGAGACGCTTCAGCGGATGGAACAGCAGCTTGATGAGAACAACCGGACCTGTTTCCATGGACGACCGTTTCTACAACACCTAACTGACATCCCTCGTACAGACGAGGAAGCCGAGGCTCTGCTCAAGCCTTTAgagctgtaa
- the pms1 gene encoding PMS1 protein homolog 1 isoform X2 codes for MKQLSADTVRLLSSSQVITSVVNVVKELLENSLDAGASSIDVKLENYGLDRIEVRDNGQGIKAADTAVMAVRHFTSKICSHEDLEQLETYGFRGEALGSVCAVAEVAVTTKTEDDDISTQYTLNCTGGIVSQKPSHLGTTVSVLKLFKNLPVRRQYYSSTKKCKEEVKKVQDLLMAYAIIKPDLRLTLAHNKVVVWQKAKVVDHRSALLATLGPGTVANLLPCHHRQEQPEIFLDGFFPKPGADYSSTSTSTPDKTFIFVNNRPVHQKDIMKLLRQHYNAQYPDDRNRYPTLMLKIVVSPSSVDVNLTPDKTQVLLHNKEAVLTAVEALLVSLYGFRPSGDPPPEKQLSHETSSPSSPLQTDASQPGDETSVERDVTPDDRGGDVLEDAPERCDAALSTAGSTDVPLNSQTSNGSSSSSIAEDWIVNQIPDGLESNFSLYDDETANTGSRSPESCEDNGVLDADTSKDGLSAEDWSRGTALTDPVSGEPLQPVEIHQPSKHNHSDTDEIKSSSNKKVFNVITEKRAALTAYDLISNRVMRAPLSPAALYEKEVRAEVLREKPTASLQDISVAVHERWKNLREEDRKKYEEKAKKHLEHHNHKTKLASAEGPRETSASTPRGHAQGQKRKAPLSNQQLLDELFSAQPQKKMRNPAPKPSQPLPCSVAALRLQLQRLSSQSSAAPRGLRLVNRLASQSAWVILCGQRLMLLNPFRVEEALLFKRLLENNILPAVSLQNPIQLTDGSLGGAEYFEALCYMKKQNPDLNGTTFISDPRIVANGFKIRLTPGLTSAERHLEVTAMADCVPFLGVEDLREILTAVLHRKASTVHECRPLKVTNYLQGEAVRLARQLPSHLSREDVQETLQRMEQQLDENNRTCFHGRPFLQHLTDIPRTDEEAEALLKPLEL; via the exons ATGAAGCAGCTGTCTGCTGACACCGTGCGGCTGCTGTCCAGCTCGCAGGTCATCACTTCTGTAGTGAACGTTGTGAAAGAACTGCTGGAAAACTCCCTGGACGCTGGAGCTTCAAGCATTGACGTTAAACTG GAGAACTACGGCTTGGACCGGATAGAAGTACGTGACAACGGCCAAGGAATCAAAGCTGCTGATACGGCTGTGATGGCCGTGAGACATTTCACCTCAAAGATCTGCAGCCACGAGGATCTGGAGCAACTGGAGACGTACGGTTTCCGAGGAGAGGCGCTGGGCTCCGTCTGCGCCGTTGCCGAG GTGGCCGTCACTACAAAGACCGAGGACGATGACATCAGCACCCAGTACACACTGAACTGCACAGGAGGCATCGTCTCCCAGAAGCCGTCTCACTTAG gaACAACAGTGAGCGTACTGAAGCTTTTCAAGAATCTTCCAGTGAGGAGGCAGTACTATTCCTCCACAAAGAAGTGCAAGGAGGAAGTGAAGAAAGTGCAGGACCTGCTGATGGCCTACGCCATTATAAAACCTGACCTGAGGCTCACGCTCGCTCACAACAAG GTGGTGGTTTGGCAGAAGGCCAAGGTGGTCGATCACAGAAGCGCCCTCCTCGCTACACTGGGGCCCGGTACTGTTGCCAACCTGCTCCCTTGCCACCATCGCCAGGAGCAACCAGAG atttttctaGACGGTTTTTTTCCGAAGCCTGGAGCAGATTACTCTTCTACAAGCACGTCAACACCTGACAAAACATTCATATTCGTCAACAACAGGCCTGTCCACCAAAAAGATATAATGAAG CTGTTGCGTCAACACTACAACGCTCAGTATCCCGATGACCGAAATCGATATCCCACCCTCATGCTTAAAATCGTTGTTTCGCCTTCCTCGGTGGACGTCAACCTGACACCAGACAAGACCCAGGTTCTCCTTCATAACAAG GAGGCTGTGCTGACTGCAGTAGAGGCTTTACTGGTTTCTCTGTATGGCTTTCGGCCCAGTGGCGACCCCCCACCGGAGAAGCAGCTCAGCCATGAAACATCTTCACCATCTAGTCCTCTGCAGACCGATGCTTCACAACCGGGCGACGAGACGAGCGTGGAGAGGGATGTCACACCCGACGACCGCGGCGGTGATGTCCTCGAAGATGCACCCGAACGCTGCGACGCGGCTCTGTCGACAGCCGGGAGCACCGATGTTCCACTGAACAGTCAGACCTCCAACGGCAGCTCCTCATCCTCTATAGCGGAGGACTGGATTGTCAACCAGATCCCAGATGGGCTCGAGTCTAACTTTTCTCTTTATGATGATGAAACGGCTAATACAGGAAGCAGATCCCCCGAGAGTTGCGAGGACAATGGCGTGTTAGACGCAGACACAAGTAAAGACGGTCTATCAGCTGAGGACTGGAGCAGGGGGACGGCTCTGACGGACCCCGTGTCAGGAGAACCCCTTCAACCCGTCGAAATCCATCAACCCTCAAAGCACAATCATTCAGACACGGATGAGATCAAGAGCAGCTCAAACAAAAAGGTGTTCAACGTGATAACGGAAAAGCGGGCCGCTCTGACGGCCTACGACCTGATCAGCAACCGAGTCATGAGGGCACCGCTGTCTCCCGCCGCCCTCTACGAGAAGGAGGTCAGAGCAGAGGTCCTCAGGGAGAAACCCACAGCCAGCCTGCAGGATATCAGCGTCGCCGTTCACGAGAGATGGAAAAATCTGAGGGAGGAAGACCGTAAGAA GTATGAGgagaaagcaaaaaaacaccTGGAACACCACAACCACAAGACCAAGTTGGCCTCCGCCGAAGGTCCCAGAGAGACGAGCGCGAGCACCCCGAGAGGCCACGCGCAGGGCCAGAAACGCAAGGCCCCGCTCTCcaaccagcagctgctggacGAGCTCTTCTCCGCTCAGCCCCAGAAGAAGATGAGGAACCCTGCGCCTAAACCCTCACAGCCCCTCCCCTGCAGCGTGGCTGCCCTTCGGCTGCAGCTTCAGCGCCTCTCATCCCAGAGCAGCGCAGCACCGCGGGGCCTCCGTCTTGTAAACCGGCTGGCCTCTCAGAGCGCCTGGGTCATTTTATGTGGTCAGAGGCTCATGTTGTTAAACCCATTTCGAGTGGAGGAAGCCTTGTTGTTTAAGAGACTTCTAGAGAATAATATACTTCCAGCAGTGAGTCTGCAGAACCCTATACAGTTAACAGATGG GAGTCTCGGGGGAGCTGAGTATTTCGAGGCTTTGTGCTACATGAAGAAACAAAACCCTGATCTGAACGGAACGACGTTCATCTCTGATCCCAGAATCGTGGCTAACGGGTTTAAAATCAGACTCACTCCAG GCCTCACGTCAGCCGAGAGACATCTGGAAGTGACAGCTATGGCAGACTGCGTGCCTTTCCTCGGCGTGGAGGACCTCAGGGAGATCCTGACTGCAGTTCTTCACAGGAAGGCCAGCACCGTGCATGAGTGCCGGCCACTTAAAGTCACAAACTACCTACAA GGTGAAGCGGTTCGACTGGCCCGGCAGCTGCCCTCACATTTATCCAGAGAGGATGTGCAGGAGACGCTTCAGCGGATGGAACAGCAGCTTGATGAGAACAACCGGACCTGTTTCCATGGACGACCGTTTCTACAACACCTAACTGACATCCCTCGTACAGACGAGGAAGCCGAGGCTCTGCTCAAGCCTTTAgagctgtaa